One window from the genome of Ananas comosus cultivar F153 linkage group 13, ASM154086v1, whole genome shotgun sequence encodes:
- the LOC109719207 gene encoding metal tolerance protein 1-like, which translates to MESENSQPSRSQIIDINVDVPEGASGLNTSKICAGSTCGLSDSATRSKDAKERNASMQKLLIAVVLCIIFMAVEVVGGIKANSLAIITDAAHLLSDVAAFAISLFSLWVSGWEATPRQSYGYYRIEILGAMASILIIWALTGVLVKEAIGRLIHPTGEVQGVLMFAVAAFGLVVNIVMAILLGHDHGHGHGHGHGHGHDHGHGHGHADHDHDHHEDDDHSDDDHAHGHTHDIRITTHPHHSEDDKHKDESRHPLLNKPKKKKRNINVHSAYIHVLGDSIQSVGVMIGGAIIWYKPELKVIDLICTLIFSVLVLVTTFKMMRDVLEILMESTPREIDTTRLEKGLCELDGVVAIHELHIWAITIGKVLLACHVTIAPDADADLVLDKVIGYIREEYNISHVTIQIERQQIQHA; encoded by the coding sequence ATGGAGTCAGAAAATTCTCAGCCATCTCGTTCTCAAATCATTGATATAAATGTAGATGTGCCAGAGGGAGCCTCTGGCCTAAACACTTCCAAGATCTGCGCTGGCTCTACTTGTGGCCTCTCTGATTCTGCTACTAGATCCAAAGACGCCAAAGAGAGAAATGCTTCCATGCAGAAGCTACTGATCGCTGTTGTCCTATGCATCATATTCATGGCCGTAGAAGTAGTTGGGGGAATCAAAGCAAACAGTCTTGCGATTATAACCGATGCAGCCCATCTCCTTTCAGATGTCGCAGCTTTTGCCATCTCCTTGTTTTCTCTCTGGGTTTCAGGATGGGAAGCGACTCCCCGCCAATCTTATGGCTACTATCGAATAGAAATACTTGGGGCGATGGCTTCTATTCTCATCATATGGGCTTTAACCGGTGTGCTAGTTAAAGAAGCAATAGGGCGACTAATCCATCCAACTGGTGAGGTGCAAGGAGTTTTGATGTTTGCTGTTGCTGCCTTCGGTCTGGTGGTTAACATCGTCATGGCTATCTTGCTGGGCCACGACCACGGACACGGACACGGACACGGACACGGACACGGACACGATCACGGCCACGGCCATGGACATGCAGACCATGATCACGACCACCACGAGGATGATGATCACAGCGATGATGACCATGCACATGGTCACACCCATGACATTCGCATCACCACACATCCCCATCATTCAGAGGATGATAAGCACAAAGATGAAAGCAGACATCCACTGCTAAATAAGccgaaaaagaagaagaggaacatCAATGTGCACAGTGCCTACATTCACGTGCTAGGGGACTCCATCCAGAGCGTAGGGGTAATGATTGGGGGAGCGATTATATGGTACAAACCTGAATTGAAGGTGATTGATCTCATATGCACACTCATCTTCTCCGTTCTTGTCCTAGTGACGACCTTTAAGATGATGAGAGACGTACTGGAAATTCTGATGGAAAGCACGCCACGAGAAATCGACACGACCCGACTTGAGAAGGGCCTGTGCGAGTTGGACGGGGTCGTGGCCATTCACGAGCTGCACATATGGGCCATTACTATAGGAAAAGTTCTCCTTGCTTGCCATGTTACTATCGCTCCGGACGCTGATGCCGATCTCGTGCTCGATAAGGTGATAGGATATATCAGAGAGGAGTATAACATCAGCCATGTTACTATACAGATAGAACGCCAACAGATTCAACATGCATGA